AGCCGAGCAGGCGGCTGCCGAGGTAGGCCTGGATCTGGTCCAGGGAGACGCGCTCCTGCTTCATGGTGTCGCGCTCGCGCACGGTCACCGCGTTGTCGTCCAGGGTGTCGAAGTCGACGGTGACGCAGAACGGCGTACCGATCTCGTCCTGGCGGCGGTAGCGGCGGCCGATGGCGCCCGCGTCGTCGAACTCGATGTTCCAGTTCTTGCGCAGGTCGGCGGCCAGGCCCTTGGCCTTCGGCGACAGCTGCGCGTTGCGGGACAGCGGCAGGACGGCGACCTTGATGGGGGCCAGGCGCGGGTCGAGGCGCATCACGGTGCGCTTCTCCATGACGCCCTTGGCGTTGGGGGCCTCGTCCTCGTTGTAGGCGTCGAGCATGAAGGCGAGCATGGCGCGGTTGACACCGGCCGCCGGCTCGATGACGAACGGGGTGTAGCGCTCGCCGGCCTCCTGGTCGAAGAAGGTGAGGTCCTGGCCGGAGGCGGCGGAGTGCGCCTTGAGGTCGTAGTCGGTGCGGTTGGCGACGCCCTCAAGCTCGGAGAACTCGCTGCCGCCGAAGTTGAAGCGGTACTCGATGTCGGCGGTGCGCTTCGAGTAGTGGGACAGCTTCTCCTTCGGGTGCTCGTACCAGCGGATGTTCTCCTCGCGGATGCCGAGGTCGCGGTACCAGTTCCACCGCTCCTGCATCCAGTACTCCTGCCACTGCTCGTCCTCGCCGGGCTTGACGAAGAACTCCATCTCCATCTGCTCGAACTCGCGGGTGCGGAAGATGAAGTTGCCCGGCGTGATCTCGTTGCGGAAGGACTTGCCCATCTGCGCGATGCCGAAGGGCGGCTTCTTGCGCGAGGTGACCTGGACCTGGGCGAACTGCGTGAAGATGCCCTGCGCGGTCTCGGGGCGCAGGTACGCCTTGGAGCCGGTGTCCTGGGTCGGGCCGAGGTGGGTCTCCAGCATGCCGGAGAACTGCTTGGGCTCGGTGAACTGGCCCTTCACACCGCAGTTGGGGCAGTTGACGTCGGCCAGGCCGTTCGCGGGGACGCGGCCGTGCTTGGCCTCGTACGCCTCTTCCAGGTGGTCGGCGCGGTGGCGCTTGTGGCAGGAGGTGCACTCGGTCAGCGGGTCCGAGAACGTGGCGACGTGGCCGGAGGCCACCCAGACCTCGGGGGCCAGGATCACGGACGAGTCGAGACCGACGACGTCCTCACGCCCGGTGACCATCGCCTTCCACCACTGGCGCTTGATGTTCTCCTTGAGCTCGACACCGAGCGGGCCGTAGTCCCAGGCAGCCCGGGAGCCGCCGTAGATCTCACTGCACGGGAAAACGAAGCCACGGCGCTTGCTCAGGCTGACGATGGTTTCGATCTTGTCGGCGGCCACGGTGCTCTCTTCATTACGAGGACGAACGGCGAAGTCTCTAGATTACCGGCGCCCGCACCCCCCCTTTCAAATCGGTTCCCCTTCAACGCCCGTCCACCCGGCCCTCCCACCTGGGTTTTTGACAATCGTTTCCATCTTTGATGAAAATGGATGTCATGAACGTACGACGCCTCATACCCACCGCCGTCCTCGCCGGCGCCGTCGCCCTCGGCGCCACGGCCCTGACCTCCTGCTCCGCAGCGGGCGCCGCCGGCGGCAAGGACGGCAAGCTGGGCGTGACAGCCTCGTTCTACCCCCTGCAGTTCGTCGCCGAGCAGATCGGCAAGGAGCACGTGAAGGTCGACGGCCTGACCAAGCCGGGCGTCGAACCGCACGACCTGGAGATCACCCCCAGGCAGACCGGGCAGCTCGGCGAGGCCGACGTGGTCCTCTACCTCAAAGGCCTGCAGCCCGCCGTCGACAAGTCCGTCGCCCAGTCCGGCGTGAAGAACATCGTCGACGCCGCCACCCTCACCGCGCTGGACGCCCACGGAGCCGAGCCGGGCCACGGCGAAGAGGGCCACGCGCACCAGGAGGGCGACGAGCACGCCGGGGAGCACGCCGGAGAACAGACCGGTGAGCACGCCGACGGGCACGACGGCCACGACCACGGCGGGAACGGCACCGACCCCCACGTCTGGCTCGACCCCGTCAAGTACGCGGAGATCGCCAAGGGCGTCGGCGCGGCCCTGGAGAAGGCCGACCCCGGCCACGCCGCGGACTACCGGAAGAACACCGACGAACTGGTCGGCAAGCTGGCCGCGTTGGACACCGAGTTCAAGAACGGCCTGAAGGACACGGCCTCCAGGACCTTCATCACCACCCACTCCGCCTTCGGACACCTCGCCGAGCGCTACGGCCTCCACCAGGAGGGCATCTCCGGCATCGATCCCGAGTCCGAGCCGAGCCCGGCCCGGATGAAGGACCTCCAGGCGGTCGCGAAGAAGGACAATGTCACCACCGTGTTCTTCGAGACGCTGGCCAGCGACAAGACGGCCAAGACCCTCGCCGCGGACACCGGTCTGAAGACCGACGTCCTCGACCCGCTCGAAGGCATCACCGACACATCCCAGGGCGCCGACTACTTCGAGGTCATGCGGTCCAACCTGAAGAACCTCCAGAAGGCACTCGGAGCCAAGTGAGCACAGCAGCAACGGAGGCGCGAGCCATGCAGTCCCCGCCCCGACCGGACGACAACCCACCCGTCATATCCCTGCGCGGGGCCAAGGCCTCGCTCGGTTCGCGCCCCGTGCTGCGCGGAATCGACCTCACCGTCCAGCGCGGCGAGGTCGTCGCCCTCCTCGGAGCCAACGGCTCCGGCAAGTCCACGGCCGTCCGCGCCGTCGTCGGCCAGGTCCCGCTGTCCGACGGCTCCCTCAGCCTCTTCGGCACCGACTTCAAGCGCTTCCGCGACTGGTCGCGCATCGGCTACGTCCCTCAGCGCACCACCGCCGCCGGCGGCGTGCCGGCCACCGTCCGCGAGGTCGTCTCCTCCGGCCGGCTCGCGTGCTCCCGCTTCGGGCTCCTGCGCAGGGCCGACAAGGAGGCCATCGAACGCGCCCTGTCCCTGGTCGGCATGGACACGCACGCCGACGTCTCCGTGGACGCCCTCTCCGGCGGCCAGCACCAGCGCGTCCTCATAGCCCGGGCGCTCGCCGTCGAACCCGAACTGCTGATCATGGACGAGCCGATGGCGGGCGTGGACCTCGCCAACCAGGAGGTCCTGGCGAGCGCCCTGCGCGCGCAGGTCGCCGCCGGTGCCACCGTCCTGCTCGTCCTGCACGAGCTGGGCCCGCTGGAGCCCCTGATCGACCGCGCCGTCGTACTGCGCGACGGCTGCGTCGTCCACGACGGCCCGCCGCCGGAGGCCGTGGGCCAGCACGCCCTGCCCGGCCACGACCACGTACACCCCCACGCGGCGCACGACGCCGAGCCCCTGCGGACGGGACTGCTGAGCTGATGGACATCCTCGACTACGCCTTCATGCAGCGAGCGCTGATCGCGGCAGCCCTGGTCGGCATCACGGCCCCCGCGATCGGCACCTACCTCGTCCAGCGCCGCCAGGCCCTCATGGGCGACGGCCTCGGCCACGTCGCGATGACCGGTGTCGCCCTGGGCTTCGTGCTCCAGGCCAGCCCGGTCTGGATGGCCACCCTCGTCGCCGTCGTCGGCGCCGTCGGCATGGAGCTGATCCGGGCCCGCGGCAGGACCAGCGGCGACGTCGCCCTCGCCATGCTCTTCTACGGCGGCCTCGCCGGCGGTGTGATGATCATCAACCTCGGCGGCGGCCAGACGGCCAGCCTCCTGGGCTCCATGTTCGGCTCGATCACCACGGTGGCCACCGAGGACGTGACCGCGATGGCGCTGCTGGCGGCCTTCGTCCTCGCCGTCGCGGTCGGCCTGCGAAGGCAGCTCTTCGCCGTGTGCCAGGACGAGGAGTTCGCCCGGGTCACCGGACTGCCCGTGCGTGCCCTGAACCTGCTGATCGCGGTCACGGCCGCGGTCACCGTCACCGTCGCCATGCGCATCGTCGGCCTGCTGCTGGTCAGCGCGATGCTGGTGATCCCGGTCGCCGCGGCCCAGCGGCTCACCCGCAGCTTCGCCACCACGCTGGGGCTGGCCATGGCCATCAGCGTGACCGTGTCCCTGACCGGCACGGCTGCCACCTACTACATCAACGTGCCCTCGGGCGCGACGATCGTGCTGCTCGCCGTCGGCGTCTTCATGGTGCTGACCGCCCTCTCCGCCCCCCTGGCCCGCCGCCGGGCCAAGACCGCACCGACGGCCGAAGAGGTCTGCACGCGCGACGACGTGAAGGTCTAGGGTCCTTCAAGGGCTGGCACAATGGCGGCAGGCCCTATACGAGGAGGAACCGGTGGCGACTGCGCCTGGCGAGATGAATACCGCGCCAGTACGAGGACGATCCACCCGCCAGCGGGCCGCGGTGGCGGCCGCACTGGACGAGGTGGACGAGTTCCGCAGCGCCCAGGAACTCCACGACATGCTCAAGCACCGCGGTGACTCCGTGGGCCTGACCACCGTCTACCGCACCCTCCAGTCCCTGGCGGACGCGGGCGAGGTCGACGTCCTGCGCACCAGCGACGGCGAGTCCGTCTACCGCCGCTGCTCCACCGGCGATCACCACCACCACCTGGTCTGCCGCAAGTGCGGCAAGGCCGTCGAGGTGGAGGGCCCGGCCGTGGAGAAGTGGGCGGAGTCCATCGCCGCCGAGCACGGCTACGTGAACGTCGCACACACCGTGGAGATCTTCGGCACCTGCGCCGACTGCGCCAAGGCCTGAGGGCTGGAGCCCGGCCCGGATCCGGCGGCCGGCTAGATCCGCTTCAGCTTTCCGTCCAGGAGCGCCCGCAGGACGTCCTGCTCGCCGGGGTCCGCGAGGCCGCGCTTGGGGAGCAGCGCCCCGCCGAGCACCCGCTTGTCTCCGGAGAAGAGCATGAACGTCGCGGGGGTCTCCGCGTAGCACGACAGCGCGCTCCACCGCAGGTGGACGGTGCCCTGCGCGGAGTCGATGGTGACGCCCCCGCCGTCGACGACCGCCCGGTACTCCCCCGACGCCGCCAGCAGCCCGCGGGTCGTTCCGGCCATGATCCGGTGGCCGAACAGCACGAAGGCCCAGCTGAAGAGGCCCACCACGCACAGCGCCACGGCCGACCCGACGTACCCGCCGCCCTGCGCCACGAGGACCGCGGCGTACCCGGGCCCCACCAGACCCGTGAGGACGAACAGCAGGCGCTGGCGGCGCCCCGCCGAGGTCCGGCCGTAGGGCCGCAGGCCCTCGGCCATGTCGGCGACGGTCGGTGTGTAGCGGAGCTCGACCGCCCGCCCCGCCGACGCCGTCCCGTGTATCCGATACAGCGGATCCCCGCCCGTGATGTCCATGAGCGGGGATCCTAGGCGCAGGGCGTCAGGAGGCCGTACCCGGGCCCTCGGGCTGGTTGGGGACCGCGCCGCCGAAGCGGCGGTCGCGCTGGGCGTACTCCAGGCACGCAGCCCACAGGTTGCGCCGGTCGAAGTCGGGCCACAGCACGTCCTGGAAGACCATCTCGGCGTACGCGCTCTGCCAGATCAGGTAGTTGGAGGTGCGCTGCTCGCCGCTCGGGCGCAGGAACAGGTCGACGTCCGGCATGTCCGGGTAGTAGATGTACTTGGCGAAGGTCTTCTCGTTGACCTTCGACGGGTCGAGCTTGCCGGCCGCCACGTCGCGCGCGATGGCCTGCGCCGCGTCGGCGATCTCCGCACGGCCGCCGTAGTTGACGCAGAAGTACAGGGTCATGGCGTCGTTGTCGACGGTCTGCTCCTGCGCGACCTGGAGCTCCTGGACGACCGACTTCCACATCTTCGGCATGCGGCCGACCCAGCGGATGCGGATGCCCAGCTCGTTCATCTCGTCGCGGCGCCGCCGGATGACGTCGCGGTTGAAGTTCATCAGGAAGCGGACCTCTTCGGGCGAGCGCTTCCAGTTCTCCGTCGAGAAGGCGTACAGGGAGAGGTTCTTGACGCCCATCTCCAGGCAGCCCTTGAGCACGTCGAGCACGACGCCCTCGCCGACCTTGTGCCCCTCGGTGCGGGGCAGGCCGCGCTCCTTGGCCCAGCGGCCGTTGCCGTCCATGACGACGGCGACGTGGTTCGGGACCAGCTCGCCGGGGATCTTCGGCGGGACCGCACCGGAGGGGTGCGGCTCGGGAACCTTGTACTCCCGGCGAGAGCGTCCCAGAATCCCGCGTCGTGCCATGTGCCCAGCTCCTATTTCTCGACGTATCGCAGGGAGCGTAGCCCGCGCTCCAGATGCCAGTGCAAATAGGCGGAGACCAGCCCGCTGCCCTCCCGCACGTGACGCGCCTCACACGCGTCGGCATGCCCCCAGTCGCCCGTCAGCAGGGCGCTGAGCAGGGCGATGGCCTCCGACGAGGGTACGACGCTGCCGGGCACCCGGCAGTCCCCGCATATGACCCCGCCCGCGGCGACGGAGAAGTGCCGGTTGGGGCCGTGGATGCCGCACTTCGCGCAGTCCTCGAAGCTGGGCGCGTAGCCGTTGACGGCGAGGGAGCGCAGCAGGAAGGCGTCCAGGATGAGGTGCGGTTCGTGTTCGCCGCGGGAGAGCGTGCGCAGCGCTCCGACGAGCAGCAGGTACTGCTGTACGGAGGGCTCGCCCTCGTTCTCGGTGAACCGCTCGGCGGTCTCCAGCATGGCGGTGCCGGCGGTGTAGCGGGCGTAGTCGGTGACGATGCCGTTGCCGTACGGGGCGATGATCTCGGTCTGGGTGCAGAGCGGCAGGCTGCGGCCGACGAGTTCGCTGCCGCGGGCGAAGAACTGCACGTCGGCGTGGGAGAAAGGTTCCAGCCGGGCGCCGAACTTGGACTTCGTGCGCCGCACCCCGCGGGCGACCGCCCGCACCCGGCCGTGGCCCCGGGTCAGCAGCGTGATGATGCGGTCCGCCTCACCCAGCTTCTGGGTGCGCAGCACGATGCCGTCGTCGCGGAACAGACTCATGCGCCCATTGTCCCGTACGGGGAGTCCCCCGGGGACAGCGACGACCCCCGCCCGGGCGTCGCCGCGGGCGAGGGGTCGGCACCCCTTGGGAGGGTCAGGGGGCGGACGGCGACGGCGTGGGGTCGGCGTCGTCCGCCTTCGCGGCCGAGGGGGCGGGGGCGGCCGCCTGGGCCGGTACGGCCGCGGGGGCCTCGGGCGCGCTCGCCTCGGGCACGATGGCGTCGGCGTCGGTGCCGGAGCCGGGCGCCGTGTCGGCCTCGGCCTCGCCGAGGGCCCGGGCTCCCGCCTCCGGGGCGCCGTGGGCGTCGTCCTTCGCCAGGCCGTTGAAGATGAGGTTGAGCACGATGGCGGCCGTGGCACCGAGGGTGACACCGCTGTTGAGCAGCGAGGACAGGTCCGCGTCCATGTGCTTGCTGAAGAAGACCGGCACGGTCGCCGGGAGCAGGGCGAAGGCGAGGGAGACGCCGACGATCAGGGCGTTCTTCTCCTCCTTGAGGTCCACCTTGCCCAGGGTCTGGATGCCGGCCAGGGCGACCATGGCGAACATGACGGTCGCGGCGCCGCCGAGGACCCCGTGCGGGACGGCCGCGACGATGGCGGCGGCCTTGGGCAGCAGCCCGAGGACGATCATGAAGACGCCTGCGGCGACGACCACGAAGCGGCTCTTCACCTTCGTCATCCGCACCAGGCCGACGTTCTCCGCGAAGGCGACGTAAGGGAAGGAGTTGAGGACGCCGCCGAGCGCGGTGGCGGCGCCGTCGGCGCGCAGGGCGCGGGCCACGGTCTCGCTGTCGACCTCCTTGCCGACGATGTCGCCGACGGCGTAGGTGTCACCGGTCGTCTCGACCATGGTGATCAGCATGACGATGAGCATCAGGACGATCGGGAACCACTCGAACTTGGGGACGCCGAAGTGGAAGGGCGTGGTGACGCCGATCCAGTCCGACTTGCCCACGTCGCCGAACTTCGCGTCGCCGAGGAGGAAGGCGACGGCGGTGCCGGCGACCAGGCCGAGGAGGATCGCGATGCTGGAGAGGAACGGCCGGCCGAGCTTCATCAGGACGAGGATGAAGAGCATCGTGCCGCCGGCGTAGGCGAAGTGCTTGGGCTCGCCGAAGTCGGGGCTGCCGAGGCCGCCGGCGGCGTCGTTGAGGCCGACGGGGATCAGGACGATGCCCAGCACGGTGATCACCGTGCCGGTGACGACGGGCGGGAAGAGCCGCATGACCGTCCGGAACGCCTTGGCGGGCAGCCAGGCGAAGGCGAAGGTGGCGATACCGGCGGTGATGACCGCGCCGTAGATGACCAGCAGGGCGGCCGTTCCGCCGCCCGCTCCGAGGCCGATGGCGATCATCGGGGACACGGCGGTGAAGGTCACGCCCTGGATCAGCGGCAGCCGCGCGCCGATCCGGCCGATGCCCCAGGCCTGGATGATCGACGCGATGCC
This DNA window, taken from Streptomyces sp. TN58, encodes the following:
- a CDS encoding glycine--tRNA ligase, coding for MAADKIETIVSLSKRRGFVFPCSEIYGGSRAAWDYGPLGVELKENIKRQWWKAMVTGREDVVGLDSSVILAPEVWVASGHVATFSDPLTECTSCHKRHRADHLEEAYEAKHGRVPANGLADVNCPNCGVKGQFTEPKQFSGMLETHLGPTQDTGSKAYLRPETAQGIFTQFAQVQVTSRKKPPFGIAQMGKSFRNEITPGNFIFRTREFEQMEMEFFVKPGEDEQWQEYWMQERWNWYRDLGIREENIRWYEHPKEKLSHYSKRTADIEYRFNFGGSEFSELEGVANRTDYDLKAHSAASGQDLTFFDQEAGERYTPFVIEPAAGVNRAMLAFMLDAYNEDEAPNAKGVMEKRTVMRLDPRLAPIKVAVLPLSRNAQLSPKAKGLAADLRKNWNIEFDDAGAIGRRYRRQDEIGTPFCVTVDFDTLDDNAVTVRERDTMKQERVSLDQIQAYLGSRLLGC
- a CDS encoding metal ABC transporter substrate-binding protein; the encoded protein is MNVRRLIPTAVLAGAVALGATALTSCSAAGAAGGKDGKLGVTASFYPLQFVAEQIGKEHVKVDGLTKPGVEPHDLEITPRQTGQLGEADVVLYLKGLQPAVDKSVAQSGVKNIVDAATLTALDAHGAEPGHGEEGHAHQEGDEHAGEHAGEQTGEHADGHDGHDHGGNGTDPHVWLDPVKYAEIAKGVGAALEKADPGHAADYRKNTDELVGKLAALDTEFKNGLKDTASRTFITTHSAFGHLAERYGLHQEGISGIDPESEPSPARMKDLQAVAKKDNVTTVFFETLASDKTAKTLAADTGLKTDVLDPLEGITDTSQGADYFEVMRSNLKNLQKALGAK
- a CDS encoding metal ABC transporter ATP-binding protein is translated as MQSPPRPDDNPPVISLRGAKASLGSRPVLRGIDLTVQRGEVVALLGANGSGKSTAVRAVVGQVPLSDGSLSLFGTDFKRFRDWSRIGYVPQRTTAAGGVPATVREVVSSGRLACSRFGLLRRADKEAIERALSLVGMDTHADVSVDALSGGQHQRVLIARALAVEPELLIMDEPMAGVDLANQEVLASALRAQVAAGATVLLVLHELGPLEPLIDRAVVLRDGCVVHDGPPPEAVGQHALPGHDHVHPHAAHDAEPLRTGLLS
- a CDS encoding metal ABC transporter permease, which produces MDILDYAFMQRALIAAALVGITAPAIGTYLVQRRQALMGDGLGHVAMTGVALGFVLQASPVWMATLVAVVGAVGMELIRARGRTSGDVALAMLFYGGLAGGVMIINLGGGQTASLLGSMFGSITTVATEDVTAMALLAAFVLAVAVGLRRQLFAVCQDEEFARVTGLPVRALNLLIAVTAAVTVTVAMRIVGLLLVSAMLVIPVAAAQRLTRSFATTLGLAMAISVTVSLTGTAATYYINVPSGATIVLLAVGVFMVLTALSAPLARRRAKTAPTAEEVCTRDDVKV
- a CDS encoding Fur family transcriptional regulator; this encodes MATAPGEMNTAPVRGRSTRQRAAVAAALDEVDEFRSAQELHDMLKHRGDSVGLTTVYRTLQSLADAGEVDVLRTSDGESVYRRCSTGDHHHHLVCRKCGKAVEVEGPAVEKWAESIAAEHGYVNVAHTVEIFGTCADCAKA
- a CDS encoding YcxB family protein, which produces MDITGGDPLYRIHGTASAGRAVELRYTPTVADMAEGLRPYGRTSAGRRQRLLFVLTGLVGPGYAAVLVAQGGGYVGSAVALCVVGLFSWAFVLFGHRIMAGTTRGLLAASGEYRAVVDGGGVTIDSAQGTVHLRWSALSCYAETPATFMLFSGDKRVLGGALLPKRGLADPGEQDVLRALLDGKLKRI
- a CDS encoding isoprenyl transferase, whose product is MARRGILGRSRREYKVPEPHPSGAVPPKIPGELVPNHVAVVMDGNGRWAKERGLPRTEGHKVGEGVVLDVLKGCLEMGVKNLSLYAFSTENWKRSPEEVRFLMNFNRDVIRRRRDEMNELGIRIRWVGRMPKMWKSVVQELQVAQEQTVDNDAMTLYFCVNYGGRAEIADAAQAIARDVAAGKLDPSKVNEKTFAKYIYYPDMPDVDLFLRPSGEQRTSNYLIWQSAYAEMVFQDVLWPDFDRRNLWAACLEYAQRDRRFGGAVPNQPEGPGTAS
- the recO gene encoding DNA repair protein RecO, whose amino-acid sequence is MSLFRDDGIVLRTQKLGEADRIITLLTRGHGRVRAVARGVRRTKSKFGARLEPFSHADVQFFARGSELVGRSLPLCTQTEIIAPYGNGIVTDYARYTAGTAMLETAERFTENEGEPSVQQYLLLVGALRTLSRGEHEPHLILDAFLLRSLAVNGYAPSFEDCAKCGIHGPNRHFSVAAGGVICGDCRVPGSVVPSSEAIALLSALLTGDWGHADACEARHVREGSGLVSAYLHWHLERGLRSLRYVEK
- a CDS encoding nucleobase:cation symporter-2 family protein; the protein is MARVAARLSTDGKQSTHPVDEVLPLPKLALYGFQHVLAFYAGAVIVPIIVGSALKLSPEQLVYLINADLFTCGIASIIQAWGIGRIGARLPLIQGVTFTAVSPMIAIGLGAGGGTAALLVIYGAVITAGIATFAFAWLPAKAFRTVMRLFPPVVTGTVITVLGIVLIPVGLNDAAGGLGSPDFGEPKHFAYAGGTMLFILVLMKLGRPFLSSIAILLGLVAGTAVAFLLGDAKFGDVGKSDWIGVTTPFHFGVPKFEWFPIVLMLIVMLITMVETTGDTYAVGDIVGKEVDSETVARALRADGAATALGGVLNSFPYVAFAENVGLVRMTKVKSRFVVVAAGVFMIVLGLLPKAAAIVAAVPHGVLGGAATVMFAMVALAGIQTLGKVDLKEEKNALIVGVSLAFALLPATVPVFFSKHMDADLSSLLNSGVTLGATAAIVLNLIFNGLAKDDAHGAPEAGARALGEAEADTAPGSGTDADAIVPEASAPEAPAAVPAQAAAPAPSAAKADDADPTPSPSAP